One Chryseobacterium sp. StRB126 genomic region harbors:
- a CDS encoding riboflavin synthase, whose amino-acid sequence MFTGIIEAVGVIEKIEEKGSNIDFTLTCPFTNELKIDQSLAHNGCCLTVVEIKENQYVVTAINETLEKTNLGKWEVGSVVNLERCMKMDGRLDGHIVQGHVDKTGEVVGIENKDGSYFITMKYEADGNFVTVPQGSITVNGISLTVAKSEDAQFSVAIIPYTWEFTNMQHLKIGDKVNLEFDIIGKYIARLIKK is encoded by the coding sequence ATGTTCACAGGAATTATTGAAGCAGTTGGTGTTATTGAAAAGATTGAAGAGAAAGGAAGTAACATAGATTTCACCCTGACATGCCCTTTTACAAACGAACTTAAAATTGATCAAAGTCTTGCTCACAACGGATGTTGCCTGACTGTGGTTGAGATTAAGGAGAACCAATATGTAGTAACAGCAATCAACGAAACGTTGGAAAAAACCAATCTTGGAAAATGGGAAGTGGGAAGTGTTGTCAATCTTGAGCGTTGTATGAAAATGGATGGAAGACTGGATGGACACATCGTTCAGGGACATGTTGACAAAACAGGTGAGGTCGTAGGAATTGAAAATAAAGACGGAAGCTATTTTATTACGATGAAATATGAAGCTGATGGAAATTTTGTAACTGTACCTCAAGGTTCTATTACCGTAAATGGAATCAGTTTAACCGTAGCAAAAAGCGAAGATGCCCAGTTCTCGGTAGCTATTATTCCTTACACATGGGAATTTACCAATATGCAGCACCTGAAAATTGGTGATAAAGTGAACCTGGAATTTGACATCATTGGTAAGTATATTGCTAGGTTAATTAAAAAATAG